A window from Lagopus muta isolate bLagMut1 chromosome 5, bLagMut1 primary, whole genome shotgun sequence encodes these proteins:
- the LOC125693179 gene encoding heat shock transcription factor, X-linked-like — protein sequence METPSSETSGVSVPSTESAVSASAARRLGAKRAAAHAALGPLQEEKASPFSPGEVSAKRRCRGLSEQCCGYDSDMTSCSFLNTLWKVVESVGFQSIRWGDEGDFIVIEEAFFRAEVLARGGTLQVFDVGNMKDFVRRLHQHGFYITDADLPTSAPCAQFLAQGASISTPSQLLCYYHPYFQRDRLQCQRRFKRSLGARRRPASSLQAFQWGWQEGQQSRSLQPEMQSGAAARAGSELPVGSCNAAPAAAAAAAHHSRRPAPSGPFPPGLRPDSGAGGDGVGRRYNLRPRKRCRWQQ from the exons ATGGAGACACCTTCCTCAGAAACATCTGGTGTCTCTGTTCCAAGCACCGAGTCGGCAGTCTCGGCATCTGCTGCCCGCCGACTCGGTGCTAAAAGAGCAGCTGCGCATGCTGCCCTTGGGCCTCTCCAAGAGGAGAAGGCTTCCCCATTTTCTCCCGGGGAAGTCAGTGCCAAAAGACGATGCCGCGGTCTGTCTGAGCAATGCTGCGGCTATGACAGTGACATGACATCGTGCTCCTTCCTCAACACCCTCTGGAAAGTTGTTGAAAGTGTTGGCTTCCAGTCCATTCGGTGGGGCGATgagggagacttcattgtgatTGAGGAGGCGTTCTTCAGAGCGGAAGTACTGGCCAGAGGAGGAACTCTCCAAGTCTTTGATGTTGGCAACATGAAAGATTTTGTCCGTCGCCTTCATCAGCATGGCTTCTACATCACGGACGCGGATTTGCCAACGTCTGCCCCATGTGCTCAGTTCCTAGCACAGGGAGCATCAATTTCCACTCCGAGCCAG ttaCTCTGCTACTATCATCCCTATTTCCAGAGAGATCGTCTCCAGTGCCAAAGAAGATTCAAGCGGAGTCTTGGAGCTAGGAGGAGACCAGCTTCCTCCTTGCAGGCCTTCCAGTGGGGTTGGCAGGagggccagcagagcagaagcctGCAGCCAGAGATGCAGTCAGGCGCTGCTGCACGGGCGGGCAGTGAGCTCCCTGTCGGCAGCTGcaatgctgctcctgctgctgctgctgctgctgcacatcacAGCAGACGTCCAGCACCAAGCGGTCCTTTTCCACCGGGGCTGAGACCCGATAGCGGAGCTGGGGGTGATGGAGTTGGACGCCGCTACAACTTGCGCCCCAGGAAGCGCTGCCGATGGCAGCAGTAG